tgtggatgcaaccacagattagagaataTTATTCACTCATCTGTGGATGCAACGGAAACCTTTGTGTgcgattccgactcgcacttggccggtttttatactgTTTATTGATAAGTACCTAGATACTTATAGGGTTAGTTCTTGGAATTCTGTACTGGGATATCACCGATTCCTAGAGtgcaactttttttaaataaaatcactaggtaggtacctacccatattgaTAGGAAAActccaaagtgtgtttgtttgttgggccctttaatcacgtcgcaacaacgacgatcgacgtgattttttatacATGTAGTTAGGTATAGTTGAAGAAGGCTTGTaacataggctaggtacttcAAGAAAACAATGGAAATAGCAGTCGCataatttttagatttatttatttacacggaataaaaataaataaaaatacataatatataagtaggATACGTTGTTACTTGTTATAGTTGGAGATTTTCCTCAAATTATACCTTGTATTATACAAGATATAACTACTAACACAATGATATCGTTAATATGCAGGGGAATTAATTGCCCAGTGAGCCCATTTTctagtagatataatattttactgtaggtacatcTACAGGTATATACAGCTGCATAGCTGTATAACAATGCACGTGCAAACATTAGTCATAATAATTACATTGGTATGGTATATAAGTCACATCATATTATGTAATAGAAATCATGAGCTGTAGACAAACAAATAGtacctaaattaaataaataaaaaacacggCTGGTctgcttgatttttttttaatttatagaaagtgACGTTAGAAAAAGACGTTAGTTAGCGCTCTCTCTGCTGACAGAAACAAAAATCTCGGTGGGCTCTAACCATTTTTACTCACCAAacatcacaaacgaaactatgttttctaaatattgaatttcgaatgttttttgaaacaTGTCTGGATtagttggtgtctcaaaatggttaacgcccacttagatttttgtctctatcatttgtacgggattatgtaacagagagagcactaTATACTACAACGGCCACATTGTCTCTTACCAGCAGGAGATAGCAGTAAACAGCAAATTCTttgttcatcatcataatcaaccgatagacgtacactgctggacataggtctcttgtagggaattccGCACGCCACGGGTTtttcgccgcctgaatctagcggctccctgcgaccagtggcgtgcaggtcatagaggcataaatgcacggcttaccccagttgtaataatATCTCAATGCATAATTTTCATTATGGCCTGCAactaaacaggttcctacctaactaatgcctaccctagcttcaaaccctgtgcacgccactgcctgcgACTCacctgatgtcgtccatccacctagtgggggtcatccaacactgcgtcttacggtgcgaggtcgccattctagcaccttgggaccccaacgtctatcggttttacgaacgaACGAATTCTTTGTTAAAGATACcaaattaatgttttattttcagcTGTATCCTGGCTAATTCTTCCCCTGGAGTTCTCCCTCCCAGTGCCATTCCTGGGTATTGACTACAGGCCGTGGAGGCTGCTGATAATCGCTTGTACGCTGCCGTTTGTCTTTGGCACACTGTTCCTGATCATCGCTCCGGAAAGCCCCAAGTTTCTCAGCGCTTCGGGGAAATCTGAAGAGTGTTTGGCAGTGCTGAGGAAGATTTACGCTGTGAACGGGAGATTGTCTGAGGAAAACTATCcggtaagatttttattttgatttctaGACTATAATAGCGCTAACTTTACCTAGACACccacgtcctagaaagaacctaacctttccaagtttgtaggctttatagttcctgagatttcgtgattagtcagtgagtgagttagtgagtgagtggtatttctcttttatgtatttatgctagcttatgctcgcgacttcgtccgcgtggattacactaatttcaaacccctatttcacccccttaggaattgaaatcctttcttagcagatggctacgtcataatagctatctgcatgccaaattttagctcgatccatccagtagtttgagctgtgcgttgatagatcagtcagtcaccttttcattttcattcaattaattatttttaaattacaaattacTAGCTTAGACCCAACAGTGTATCCACGTGGATTATACATAGTTAAAAAAACATATATGCCCATATATGCCTTTGTTCttgggataaacagtagcctatgtccatcttcaagatgcaagctatttattttacaacCCATTtgattaactgattttgacgtaatttggtacagaaatagcttgtatCTCGAAGACCAACTACTTCTAAGTATCCAGGGAAATGAAAGTTCCCAAgaagtaaaaaaaactaaaatagttttaatctTTGTTATTTTGGGTTTCGTAGGTGAAAACGTTAGTATCGGAAGCCTCCAGCACAAAGTCCAAGGACAGCACGGGTCTGGCAGCCATCCTCACATCGATGCGAGAGCAGACGGCGCCTCTGTTCCGCTCGCCCCTGCTGCCCTGGACTTGTCTCACCTGCTTTGTACAGTTCGGGATATTTGCCACGTACGTGCCTGATACAGCTCTTACAATTCAAATACAAgcacattgcgtaagtgtgcgtgcctgtcggaccaatcagtcgctagcaagcgctcgcaaatgCACAAATTCACTTAACTTTATTTATACCGATACGAATTAAACACAAGCATAAACAACGCAcattcgtgaaatgcaagagctattttatactttattatCAGCTCACATTTTAATAAAACGTTTTTATTAactcactttcttgtctgtttGCTTGCCTGTCCATACAAATTTTGCAatcgattttaaactaacttcccgATAAGTTAGAGACTCGAATGGATCGAAACAGCTCAGAACTGGATGACAGTGCAATATTAACTCACTTCCTTGTACGTTTTTTGGTCTTTTCTATACAGCTAAAACTCACAAATGAATTGCATTTTAGCACAAACGGATTCTACATCTGGATCCCAACCATCCTGAACTCTCTCGCCAACCACGAAGGCGCTGAGACCAGGATATGTGCCGTGATTGACGCCAGCCAAGCCAAGCATGCCAATGGAACACAGGTACGAAATATTCTCCTTGTTTTTTGTATTGCAAGATAGACTTGGGCTTGACGATAATCATGCCTAATGGCAAGCAATCATGAGGTCTAGGTaggagcgcgcttgcttagaagtTGTTTATTCGCATTGGCAGGAATCCAAGACGAGAGTGAATCTAGACATCATGGACGCCGGGAGGGCATTCTACTCCTTAGCAGAAACATTGAGTAGAAACGCCTTCTAcgagtagattggatgtcgaccacataTCCAAGCAAAGGTGCAAGCGGTTTCTCGCTATTCTGTGGTAGAACAGGGAAGGAGGAACAAGGGTGTgaaacttgaaagttgaaaccttGTTCAGATCTTTTgacatttgaataaaaatctcttATAATACTTCTGTTGATCAAATGTCAAAAGGCTCCCTTCATCGCGTGCGTTACCTTACTAAATCTATTTATCCTATAGATCAAATGTGACGACACAATGAACACTGCAACCTTCGAGATGTCGATCTACATCGGGCTGGTGTTCTGCTCCATGTACATAATCGTGGGCTTCCTCGTGGACTTCGTGGGCAAGAAGCTCATCCTTGTGGTGGTGATGGCCAGCACTGGGCTGTGTGGGATCGCGGCGCACCTCGCTGTGAGCCAGATGCTGGCGGTCGGTCTGTTCGCGATCTTCCAGATGTGTGGAGCGTGTATTGGCCTGATGAACGCTGTTACTGTGGAGCTGTTCCCTACCAAATATAGGTGAGTGTTAATGTTGTGGCAGCCTGTCTCTAAGTTACTCAGGAGATGTTATATTGCGCTTCGTTGGCAAGAAGATAATCCTTGTTGTACTCTTCGCTGCTTTATATACACTGTTACTCAGCTGCTCCATACTAAATATAGGCACtttgataaaatgaaaatgaaaagtcaaagtcaaagtcaaaagtcaaaacgtttattcaaagtaggtaaaaaaattacgctttttgatagtcggtttgcatattttgtaagatgatgatatagtggtgataatttttacgcgaacttaaaactaaagctacgagggttccaaacgcgcccaggagaagagcccacaacaaactcagccgggctcaatatttttttattcaactaaacttttacaagaaattttcaatcgtcggatgcatctacgaccggttcggaatgcctttcctaccgagaagaaccagcaagaaactcggcggttgctcttttcaaatatttgatatacaatatgtTGTTATGATGTTTTAAGGTTATAGGCGTGAGTGATGCAAGGCCTAGCGGGGTTTTAAACATGTAATTTTACGTGTTGTTTCCCACAGGGCAATGGCGGTATGCTTATCGATGATGATGGGCCGCGTGGGCTCGATGGCCGGCTCCAACCTCATCGGCTTGTTCCTCACCATCAACTGCGGCGCGAGCTTCTACCTCTTTGGCTCCATCATTATAGGTAACttttttaatagaatagaatagaatggaatgcagtggagtggagtggaatggaatggaatagaattttattcaagtaaacttttacgagtgcttttgaatcgtcaacttaTTTAATTTACCAGAAGAACCAGAAAGAAACTTTGAACTTTTAGATGACATAgttcttcataatttttttatgttattttatttttatttattgtcaaaattgttttatctcctgattttattttttaatttttaatgtttttacttATTGTATTCATAATCTTTTTGATTATGTTGATTCAATCAATAGCCTTTATTTGCCTGAATACATTTGCAGAGAAGATAGTAGAACTTCTCGTTGTTGACAAGTTATATTCTAGAGTACCATTGGGTCCGTTAGTCTTATTCACTTCATTCATCTGGGGGCACGGGAGTGTCCCCGCCAAGTCGAGCAAAAAGGCATTTAGTTTCTCGTTGCAACTTACAACATGGGAAGATGCTTTTGACAGCAAATATAACAACGTTTCTTCTCTTTCTTATTCCAGTATGTGCATTATGCTGTCTCACTCTACCGGGCAAGAACAGCGGTCCTATCGAGAAGCACAAGACAGAAGCAACTCAATACCAAACTCACGAACCTGCATGAAGACAATTCGCACTTACGTCGGGTATTCTCGAATTTTGTCGGAAATTTTCGGCTCTTGTCGGGTGTTTCCGGTTTTCATACATATCGCGTATAGAGGCTGTGAATAAAATATTGTCGTTACTTACGAACTTTAGAATCTAaagaaaaattattacttaatatgTTTTTTGTATAGTGAACTGTCTCAAAAATTTAATCTATGCATAAATTTTACATGTACCTAAGCTCATATTATACGAAATGATTTTCATAACTTGGGAAGGTACCTAATACAAAAACTTAGTATGTTTTTTGTATAGTGAACTGTATCAAAAATTTAATCTAGTATGCAATTATAAAAGGGACACTGACCGACTTGAAATTTTGTACGCAGGCTCATATCA
The DNA window shown above is from Maniola hyperantus chromosome 10, iAphHyp1.2, whole genome shotgun sequence and carries:
- the LOC117985863 gene encoding synaptic vesicle glycoprotein 2C-like, whose product is MVVNGKLDKNVKNDSSIATLDEAMLLTGFGIYNILHMLLSGLILMGVIMQSLVMGYVMPAAQCDLGLTLPQRGWLSAIPFLAIILTSYFWGWLADTRGRRFVMLFSMMISVTFSVLASLAPDMISFGLLAFCSAVFMSGSSAVVYTYLGEFTNLRHRDKMVAFGSSFVGIGTVVLPAVSWLILPLEFSLPVPFLGIDYRPWRLLIIACTLPFVFGTLFLIIAPESPKFLSASGKSEECLAVLRKIYAVNGRLSEENYPVKTLVSEASSTKSKDSTGLAAILTSMREQTAPLFRSPLLPWTCLTCFVQFGIFATTNGFYIWIPTILNSLANHEGAETRICAVIDASQAKHANGTQIKCDDTMNTATFEMSIYIGLVFCSMYIIVGFLVDFVGKKLILVVVMASTGLCGIAAHLAVSQMLAVGLFAIFQMCGACIGLMNAVTVELFPTKYRAMAVCLSMMMGRVGSMAGSNLIGLFLTINCGASFYLFGSIIIVCALCCLTLPGKNSGPIEKHKTEATQYQTHEPA